aaatggaaataactaAATGCCAGACTGTTGTCATTGATGATCAAAGCATTGGGATAgctgcagaagcaaaacaaatgcatggTAAAATAATTCCAAGTGAGAACCACAACAAAAATGTCAGTGCTGTGGCAAGTTCTTTGGACAGGGACAAGGAAAATCTTGAGGCAATTGGTTTTGATGTGAATATGAAAAGAAGCCAGACTACAGAAATGAATACTGAAGATGTTGAGGTGATAATAGTCAATAAGaagcttggaaaaacaaactttcagGCAAGTGGTCTGATTTCCTGTGTGAAGAGCGTGCGTTCATTACAAgagcaaaagagagaaatcGCAGAAAATACTGCCACCAACAACAGTGCGTTCATGTCTTTGCAAAGTCAAGAAGTCGATATAACTCAGCCTTTGAAAAAACCCCTTCAGAATGCTTCAGTTTCCTGCACAAATGACAAAACAGACGTGTTTTCAGATGATCAAAACATGGACGTAACCAAAACTCATTCTGTTGCCTTTGAAGTTGCTCCTACTAATACAGTACAAGAATATGAGAATACTCATAATCAAAATAATGTGATATCCAAGCAGCTGCAAAAACAGGTCTCCCGATTTTCCAATAATTCTGGTGTAGATACCACTGCAAGTCAGACTGCAGCGATAGAATATAGGGATTTCAAAAGGAGCTCAGATAAACAAACTGTTACTCCTTTATCTGCAAATGGTATGTTCGTGTCTAGTAATGAACCCACTCCCTccagaaatacaagaaatgtaCAACCTGCAAAAATACTGGGTATAAATGCAGATTGCCAAAGCTCTGACAGGCAAGTGAAAACCCGTACTATGAAGGTAGTAAATAATGCGTTGCCAACTCAAGAAGAATCTGAGAGAGATTTCCTGGTCAGTAAAACAGTTTCTTCAGAAgaggattttaaaaatcctcGGTCAGTTGATGGCCTGCATTTGGGTATTGAAGAGACATTACTAACTAATACATCTGAACAACTGAAGAGAAGTTCCCAGTtacctttcttttcagaaaagtctgttttgtttccctctggTGAAAACATGGACTTGACTGAAAGCTGTGCGGCAACGGCTCCTGATCAAAACATCCATATGATTTtaccaggaagaaaagcagcaccaGTACATATtgctgaagatgaaaataaaacattatctttaaaaagaggGGTCATGATGACAATAAacagccaggagcagcctgggTGCGATACGTACTCCTTGGTATCTGGTAAGAAAATGTTAACTGTGACTGGTttaaagcatttgcattttgtagATGAGAAAACTACCATATTTTCAGAAGATGCTGATATGGACATCACGAGAAGTCATACGGTttcaggggaaaacaaaataattttgctgccTAAAAGTTCAAGCAATGACATATCCTTTGTTTCTGGAGATAAGACTTGTGTTTTTACACACAATAATGACATGGAAATAAGTAGATTTGATACTGTTGCAATTGATAAATCTGTGGAAAAGGCTGAACCTGGAGGGATGCTTAGCAGAGCTACTAggactgaaaggaaaagctcCAAGGAAACAACAGGGGAaaagactgttttattttcactgagtAATGAGAATAACGACATGGAGATCACAGAGAGCCATACGGCTGCAATAGGCCATGAAATCCTCTCCCAAAAAGAGGTCAGGCTTCATTCTCTGTCTTCAGCTCAGCCTGTTAAAGCTGTTAAGTTCACAAGTAACCAGAGTGACATGGACATTATGTCTTGCCCTGCTGATAAAATTACAGTTAAACTTTTACGTGATGATAACTTGAACTTGAATAAAGAGGTTGGACAGGAAGCTCCTTCAAACAGTGAAGCTACTGTGCTTGCTATGGATGATATGGAAATCACTAAAACCCATAACGTagctttggaagaaaattctCTGCAGGGTAGGCTACCCAATCAGTCTGTTCCTCTATGTTccacaattatttttacaaatgacAAGGCTGATATGGAAATGACCAAGTATCTCCCTGATGATGAAAGTACTGAAAGAGTCCTGTGTGAGCACAGAGTAAACCCTCCTAAGCAGGTTGGACAGGAGGCTCTTTCAGGTAgcaaaacagtcatttttaCTTTGGCTGAGGATATGGAAATCACTAAAACTCATACAGCTGTGTTAAGTGGTGATGTGTGGGACAGAAGGTTCATTCCAGCCGTTTCTGCAGTTCCTGCTGATCAGACCATTGTGTTTCCACACAAACAAGATGATATGGAAATAACCGTATCTCATACTGTTGCTGTTAATAACAATATGGAAGGATTTGAGAACCAGCAAGTGTCACATAAAAGCACTCGACAACCAGGCTTGCATAGTGCATCATTGTCTGCTTGCAGAGATGAAGTAGATTCTCTGCATGTAAAAGACCTGAATGGTGAGTATCTTAAAAAATCTAATGATAAGCCTAccatttcttcatctgcttcATCAGCCTCAGCATTTCCTACTGAGAAAGGAGCTGCCAAAGTTCACAGTGGTGCAATACCAGATTCCATTTATTCTACCTCACTTCCAGAAGACACTCTGGACATCCAGGCACCACAGGATCTTGACCTTGCCACGGATAATTCAGTTCCTGTAAACAGTCAGCAGGATCTTGTACATCcaggaaaactgaaatcaaagagAGTGTCTTTCAAATTTCCAGGTAATGCCCCCTTGGAATGCAGTGAAGAAACTGGAGCTGTGGTATCCCATGTTTCTCTTCCTATTCAGCAATCGGATTCTTTGAAGAGTCCTCCAGATGGACTTAGTACTCAGACAAACCAAGTATTGAAAGATAATTCATCTAGGCATGAAGATCTAGATACAGTTTTAGCCAAGGATGGAGCAGTTCCAGTTTCTGACAGCgaatcaaaggaaaatgagaggcTGTCAGCTGAAGGGGAAGTACTTCCAACAGACTTCcaaataaaatctgaagaaacTAAGCAACTTTTGGTCAGTGACAGTCCAAGAGATCCAGTAGATCCTGCTCTTGCACCTAAATTAtcaggtattttaaatgtttgttcaaaactggaaaatattagAAGGAAATCTGCAGTTGTCTCTGTTCCTGAAACCGCTGTTTCTGACCAGCTGCATAAGTTACCAACTCAACCAGAGGATACCTTGAGGTTAGGAAAAAATACCATAATGGAacaagataatttattttatcctaAAGAGCAGGAGAACGCATGTCTTGAATCTGGAGCAGCTCCTATAGGTACGAATTTAGGTATGGCACTTAAGGACAAATATCAAGGAATAAATGTCCCTCTAGGTATCTTCCAGCCTAAACTACCAAGCAGAAGAAATCCTTCTGTTTCTGACGTGCAAGatataaatgcaaaatcttCAGACAAAGTAGAAGCACTGGTTTCTGAAGTAAACCTAAACACTGGTGAAGCACCAGATTACACCAAATCTAGTAGGCAGAACTTCAGCCATTCTCAGTTTATagcagaagaatttcttcctgtatGCCAAGAAGCAATGGATTCGAATGATTCTGTAAGCTTTGGATCTGTGGAAGACGGTTGCAATGAGATAAACAAAAGAGACATCTCCCACAATGAAAAGATTAAACGTGAAGAGACAAAAACTTGCAACAGCATAAAAAGAGCTTTGGAACAAGATGAGGAGGATCTTCAAAGTCTAAAGAAGCTCAAGGTGGATGAAAGCTTGGTTGGTGGGGCCTCCCTTGACTTGCAGGTGAGCCTGATCACTCATTGTCAGCATATAGGAACACTGACAGTGCATTTTAGATATTGAGATGCAAATAGATCTgttgctagttttttttttggttttctttaccACCAGTTTGTAGTCATTTTGCTATGTTTGCCTCAGAATTTCTCTCACTGTTTTCTCAAACTAAAACAATTGATGTGTGCAACTTCCCAGATCCATGACAGAGTAAGGAATATGTCAGTTCTCTCCATAGTATCCTATTGAGCCTTTCTCAAATACGTATTCTTAGTTGTCTGTACTAAACCATGTGCTAGTTTTTGCTTAGGTATAGTGATAGATTAAGGCTGAAAGCAATTACTTAAAATAggatatgtatgtatattttatattagcTGTCTTATGGATAGCACAAATTGCCATGGGCTCAAGAAAATCTGTGCAAATATGGAGCGCTAATCTGACCTTAAAAATTAGTTTGTACGTTATCATTACAAACTTTCTAATTCCTAAAGCTGCAAGAGTGTGCTGTGGTGGCTACTGCTTTGAGAAATGAATGAGGGATTTTGTAACATCACTTCCTATATGCCATGGTAGGAAATGGCTTACGTATATGCTGTTTTTTTATGCTGATTAACTATAAAATGTGCAgataccaaaaataaatttcgAATGTCAAGAAACAGCTATGTAAGCAACTGATTGAGTTATTCTTACATTGTTTCATAtagctcttcttttcttttttttttttaacttgctgaTACTAGGTTACTTCTGGTGCTCTATCTCAAAGCCAAGTAGATGTTCGTGAAGGTGAAGATCCTCCAAATCTATCAGCTAAAAACCTGGACTGTACTCatgccaacagcagcagctctctaGATTCTGTTAAGGCCGACACAGAATTAACAAGTAAGACTTCCTTTGTAGCAATTGTCTTAaacttttctattcttttgGCTTAATCAAGGATGAGCCCTACCTATAATACCTTGAATGCCTGTGGTACAGCTTCCTACCCAGCCAGCTGACATGCTTTTATGTTCCGGCTATGAGGCCCAGCCATTCAAGGAATACTGAgatgaggaggaaaagcagtAGAATTTAAGTACACTTGTGTTTTAGTGGGCAGGTTGGGCTGAAGAGGCAGTTTAGTTTCCCTAGGACAGAGTAAATCTTAGTTTATTAGCTCTCGATGATTAGCCGGTACCTAACAATGAGGCAGAAATCCGCCAGTCATCTGGTACGTGATATTTTGCCTATATTTACAAAACCAATTCCAACTTTGCCGCTTGCAACtatgaatatatatgttttgtCCAGTGGAAGTTGGACTGTCCTTTGAGTGAGAAACTAGACCTTCTTAGCTTGGCACTTGAAAGCTATGGTTTTACCTAGAAATTTGCTGGCAGCTCAGATGCTGTTTGGTTTCCGCCTACCAACGGTGCCCTCTGAACTGGTTGGAGTCTGTTTCTCAGATTTATTACTTTTTAGCATGATACATGTGGCTTTCCTCCTATAGAAAAGTGAATTCTGTCGTTtgaatgaatttcattttacattaaatttctAATCTGTTCCTCAGGATTTGCCTAAAGTAgttttttcctcattaactTCATTCAGCACCAGAAACACGCATAAAGGTCAAACTCTACATTAAGATGGCTTACTTCTGGAGCTAATCAACTAAGATtcatatttctgtaataatatttttaacccCAGCAATgcccttttcttatttttatatagttCAGCGATGCAGTCAGATGGAGTCTCAGCTTCTCACAGACAGCATTTGTGAAGATAATTTATGGGAGGTATGTATATAGCTGAGAGATGTTAACTTATTTTCCgaacaggaaaaatacttgTGTGCATATATACCAGTAAGCATTCTCACTTGAAGAATGTACTTACGTGTACGTTTTTCCTAACTTTGCAGAAATTTCAGAGTGGTGTTATCACAGTTGGAGAGTTTTTTACACTTCTTCAAGTCCATATTCCAATTCAGAAGCCCCGACAGAGCCATCTTCCAGCCAGTGTGAGTATCTGTCCTCTGATATGCATAAGGCTTTGGATTGTACTCATGGTTTGTCGTTGTTTTTTAACAGCTAAGTAGTCTGTACTGAAGGTCTTTAAATGAGTCAAGGCAGAAGTCAGTTCCACCTTGGCAAGTTAGACACTACATGCTTCCAATTCTGTCTTTGCTTGTTTACCTCTGATAACGgatgttttgggtttttttccctcagtaatgaaaaacagaatagatTTCTATCTCTTGACAAAATACTGTGTACCGAGGATCATCTGTTCTTGGATAAATATGCTGATCCGTGGTTTTTGAGCTTGCTTAAAGAGCAAAATGTTTGAAAGTAAGAATTAGAAGCTCTATCTAACTTCACATTATCGTCTTACTACATCCATCATCCACTGAGGTCAGAATCCTGAAatgctgctctgccctcctgctgcatctTCTATTCTCTTTTAAGTTGCTGCACCATGACATACCTGTTCTCCTTATTTCTCGCCCTTAAGTCTGTTCTGCCTGAACCGTTTTTCAGTATCCTCATCCTGGAtggaggaaaaacttcttttgaATTCTTGCTGATATGggaacaaatattttgcatgcatgcatacaGACAAGCACCATGTATTAGTAGTAACCTGATACCAAACAAGGAAGTAATCGTACTGTGCAGTCTCCCTGAAAACAAGGCAAGGTGTCACAATTTAGAGAAGACTGAGATTTTTCATGTGGCAGTTTTAGGACAAGGAATGCCTTTATTAATCCACCTCTGGCAACATAATTATTAAAgtagaatttatttctgtaagctCATCTTGAATCTGTCTTTAACCCATCACACTTCTCCAATTCATGTTCTGCAAATGGAATTTTGATATATGAAGTTGATCTTCAGGTTGTTCTTCTTAAAACCCTGTGAAGAGAAAACCTCAAAGCTAGTATAACGGCACATGACtagtaaaagcaaaataaaatttgtttggGTTTGGTGGGGAGGAGTTGAGGTGTTTTGGGGTGTGGgcttttttggttgttttttcccgAGTGGTTCTGTTCCATAATGTTTGAAGGCACATTGAgaagtcttgaaaaaaaatattttaccttttaactATTATATTCTGAGAGTCCTGACTTGTGTTTGGCTATACTATGGTTTTGTTCGTTTAGCATGTGGATTGCTTCAGTCAATCACAATTGCACCAAGCCCTTTATTCAACCTAGGTTTACTCTATGCCTGGAATTTAGTTCTACCATGTACATCTggtgggggcggggggaagaaaagcactGGGAAAAACTGTCCAAACTGAAAAAACTGTGCTGAATGTCAGTGTATCTGCTTTACAGTATTTCTTCCAGCGGCTCCAATGAAAAGGTAGATTCCTTCTTACGTAGTCTAGTTGTTGCTTTCCTTGTATATAGCCACTTCCAGCAATATGGTAGAGAAATTTACAGAGACTGTCAGCTTTGATGTGCAAATTGGTAAGCAAGACACTGAAGTGGGTTTCTTACGTTCTCTCCTTAGTTTTGGATAAGCACTGCAAAATGTAAGTGTGTACTGTCAATCTTAAAGTGTTTGAAGTTTGAATATCTGACTTCTAACtctttactttcaaaaataactgGAAGAGGTTCCCTTTATTTCCCCTAACTTAAAAGTAAACTAGGAAACTTGTCCCAGtacaatattttaatagcttaCACATTTCCTATCAActtgatttttacattttactgtTGTTATGTCAGTTTTGGGTTTCAGTAAAGGTACCTTCTTTTCATATAAGCTCTCTTAAGACTGGTGTTTCAGGCTTGCTTCTTTGTACACCTTTGTGTAGCCAACTGATTTTCCAACTAGATGCTGGAAATAGTCTGTCACCTATCTGGATTTCATGAATAACTGCCATTTCTTAAAAAGATTGTCTAATAAAGTAGTGTGAATGAGCTGCTTAGTTTTCTCTACTGACATGGAAAGCTTTTGAGTTTTATGAGTAGagaaagcttgtttttatttttttattgtgtctATTTAATAGAGGATATGGGGAATTAGCTCAAACAGTTCCATTTCTTGTTGCTTACAGCAGTTTCTGCTGGCATGGCAAATGATGTGCCAGGGCAATGGAAAAGCCATCCTGCAAAGTGGAAAACCTTAGCAGTGTCTGGATAATGTAGAAGTGGGTTTGGCAGGTTCTTCTATGCCAGTACTTTTTCTAGCATGCTGGAGAACTTTTCAGTAGTCTGTTCGATGTTAAATAAGTTCTAATGACGttcattcttccttcttctgaatGGGTTATGTGACACCTCTTTTGGTAGAGTGAAATAGTTTCAATCACAATGACATATTAAAAATTCCTGACAGTTGTTGTGTATGAAAAGGTGTATTCAAGACCATACTCTTTGCATGGTAAGTGGTATATTTgtgaaaattcttcactcatgAAATTCATTCTAGTACTTCAGATCTAGTTCTTAGAAAGCTGGCTCCTGTATAACGAAGTCTTACAGTTGTAAGATGTTACATTGTAAGGGTACGTAAGTCAGCAGAACATTCACATTAGAAATTTGGATACCTTCTCGGAAATAAGGAACTCTCTTGTGGTGTTCTGCCTTTATTCATTCCTTCTTTGCTGACTGACTGAGATTTCTGAGTTGTCTATGCaagaggaagtaaaaaaaaaaaaagtgtccatTTTAAAGTTCTTTATAATTCTGATGTGGTAAAAGAATGAAAGCtgataaaaagaatgaaagctaTATTAGCATAATTTGTATTGATTGAATTGTTTCCTTTATGAGTTTTAAATCTCTTGAAGTTTTATTTAAGCTGCTGTTCTTAGCTACAGTTTAGTTTACACTTCCAATTTGCAAATTTATTTGTACTGAGCTGTCTCTAAATATTCATGTGGCTTACAAAACTCTGGTACGACTCATTAGCATCTGACctctgataaaaacaaacatacaaaataaaacaatcacaAAAAGACTGAAAGCTTTCTCTGAAGGGATTGAATTAACCTGTTATTTATGTGCTTCAATGTGTAAGTAATTTTTTTGGAATATCCCCATCTTATTTATTGGATGTGACTAAAGACTTATTGAAAATTGTGATCTTAAGATAACTATGCTTGATTCAGAATCTTGTTTTACTCTAGAGCACTATCATTATCTGGATAACGTGCACatattttttcaggtttccGTATAAAAGTAGTTTAACCTCTTCCAGTTTAGGTTTTTGAGCTCTAGTGAtgacagctcttttttttcccaaaaggaaGTCTGTTCTTGAAGGTGAGGAAACATGGAGCATAAAAGTGAAATGAGCTATCTAAGGTTATAGGATTAACTTTTCCCAGAATTAGATAGGGCAGGTCCAGAACGGGGAGGAAAAATCATTGAAGTATGTCAAGCTACCTccgttattttttttctgttctgcaaaaataaagattcaGGCCTTTTTGGTGGTTTCTGTATATGAATTGATAGaaagttgctgtttttaaaaagcatgcatctttttttctttttcctcgtAACTTTTCCCGCTGTTCTTTACCAGTGTGCTGTCAGTGCACCACCAACTCCAGAAGACCTGATTCTCAGCCAATACGTTTATCGCCCCAAGCTGCGTATTTATGAAGAGGATTGCCAGGTCCTTTCTCAGATGATAGATGAGtaagtctgtctttttttttttttttcagtcatagGTTATATTAGTAATTCTATTTTTCAGCTCCATTTGCATGCAGAATGTCCTTAAGAAAGTTATTAATTACatatgggaaaaacagaaaaaaatgggagtAAACCTACCTAATGTAGGTAGCCAGTTTATTACAGGTTTATACAGTATAGGGCAAACTCTTAGGGAGGAGCTGTGGTTATGGAGATAAAGCTTGATTTTCCTCTGGTACTAACAGAGTGTTTTAGTTGCAAATCAGAAGAGTTAAAGATTTTGAGTTGTactgaaaataatcaaacaTAGGAAGCAAAATCATAATAGGTTATGAGCTGTTGTTTGTTCCAATTTTCCAGTGTTTACTGTTAATTGAAATACAATTACCATGACTTATTTCCTTAACCTGAAGGTCACTTCTGGTCTGATACATGATGCCATTTACAATTTGTGTTAAATCAAGTTTtatagtaaaaattaaaatcagtagCAAGATTTTTCCCAGCCCCATTAGcaccattttccatttctttagcTCTGTAGCTCTCTATCTCCTGTTCAGACCTACTCTCTACAAAAAGACTATAGAAAGTGAACTTTGCATTATGTTCCAGAGTGCAAAAAACATAGCCCCTATGTAATGAAGGCTTTAGAGGAGACCTCTCCAAGATGTAAGAcccaaataaatgaaaatgtttacatttccaTATCTTAATTAGAAAAGGTGAATCTAGTGTATAAATACCAATGTGCTTCTTTGTATGCTTGTTGCAGTTACAACGAGCCtttctttcaattcttttttttttttcctgtatttcagatTAAAACAGTATGTAAGCGTCCAGGACCAACCACTGGTGAATGTGAATAAGAGTTTGTGGGAAGTAATGAGAACCTGTTCTGATGAAGAGGTAATATTGCAtaacaaaataatgtaatgaAGAAGTAATTTATGCATTCAAATTTATGAAGAATTTacacattcaaataaaataagaacCATTATGGTCACTGAATAACAGTAGGTAGGTAGAAGATacaaggtaaaatattttctgaatgaaagtCTACTATGAGAACtggaataaagaatttcttataTGGCAGAAGGGTTGAATGCAAAGCTGGTTTATAATACTGTAGAGGAACAAGttactgtgaaacagaaaaacttgaTGTTGATAATTCAGGTTAGTTAGAGAAGAGAAACTTTAGAGAAGCCTCAGCAAACAGTGCAattttggaagcaaaaaaatgaagttttactGTTGAAGCTCTTGTAGCATCACTGGTGGTGCAGAATTGTCCATTAACTTAAATGTTTACCCATACTTTTCCAAACTAAATAATAGTATGAGACATAATAAGCAGAAATTGTtgttacacaaaaataaaactgcatacAGAATTTGGAGTACAACAGTGGTATCATGTGccaaaagaaagatgatgaGGCCAGAGGGTATTTCAAGGAGGATGCTAATGATAATGGGCACAAAAAGCACCCCGaagacatttgcattttaaaaaacagaagcattatAAGAGTGTCCCAGACAGAATTAAGAAGGTAGATCAAGGGATTGTTTTCCTCGTTTTCAATACCAAGAATAAAGGACTAGtcagcaaaaattaaaagtaacaaatttaaaagacaGTGTTGTTCATAGTTCATAATTAGATTTGTGTTAGAGTTTATCACTGAGGCTAGGATAACTGGATTCAGGAAAAATACACTTAGAAACAATAAAAGCACCAGAACCCTTagtgaaaaataacagatttgAAAGGTTATTAAGCAAACCTCTACATACTGGCATTACAATGATACCACCTAGTGGAAATGGATCgaaaacactacaaaaaaagctttttgtatgTTCCTCTGCATCTTCTGGATTGACAACTGTCAGAGAAAACCTCGAACTACACAATTCTTATAGTCATTTCTGAAGTAGTTGTCGCCATTCCTGGAGCTATTTGAAGactggggacatggtttagtggtagacttggcagtgctaggttaacagttggacttgatcttagATGTCTTTTCCCACCTAAacgattctgtggttctataATCTGTAGCTATGTTCTATTAAAACAggtggcttttttgtttatttcttgcaATTTGGGCACTGCGTGGACTTGTTGACATTTTGGTTAGCCTCTTTAAATTAGCCCCTTAGTAAGGGGACAAGTGTTCTAAATAAGTCTTGAACAATTAGAATGAGGCATCTGACATGGTTAATGAAGCTGCTCCGTTTTTTAGTGAAAGCATCTCCTTCTTAAGTTATTGGAGCTGTTAAAATCTGATGATACTGTTTTCTATGCTGTTCACTCTTGGAATATAGATTGTGTTGGATCTTTGCTAAGAAAACCATTACTTTAGTAGTAGTCTTGAATTAACTTGGATTGTCCAGTCTTAAATTCAATTTCCTTTGAAACTACCGTGTAATACTGCTGCTAGAGAAATGGGATAttgcagggagagcagagaagagagaaagagttGATTGAACGATCTTTTGTTTCACATTCCTATTCACTTtcccttctgtattttctattcaTTGCAGCTGAAGAGCTTTGGAGCAgaactgaacaaaatgaaatcctATTTCATCAAAGAAAGTAAAATCTTGGGTCACAATGAGAAAGAGGCATTATACAGCAAATTACTGCAGAGTGCGCAGGTAATGTGCCGCAAGGCTGCAGAGGTTTAGGTTTAACAGAGGAACTTCTACTGTATTTTATCTGTGCTTAGACTAGCATAAGCTGGGACCATCAGATGTAGGACCCTAACTATCTTGTATAAGACTCTTTGGTATTgaacttgttttccttttatttataagaaaatataaaatacattggGACAGTGACTTTTTCTTCTAGTTACATTACAGGAACCTTCTACCTAAGTATAAGTTAAAAGCTCTAGAAATGTATTTAGTTA
The genomic region above belongs to Cygnus olor isolate bCygOlo1 chromosome 5, bCygOlo1.pri.v2, whole genome shotgun sequence and contains:
- the KNL1 gene encoding kinetochore scaffold 1, with product MDKIYADPNVENDNTEHMRGKRLSSILKAPRNPLDDLGNGNELTQDINIDKRRKNSRRVSFANTINCRVFQRDLKNNAAERENEECAADTGNHVLLNQNEEPEAVPCEITGMNTLLHAPIQALVQQTECHDVDNAIQRTNRHDTTLTFSDENEMEMTASHTAVITRNLKNNETDKTEKIDITSFLAGLNSNSGKAEMSKEFHFSFDPTNCLCPSFEQKEDATTVKKINFNEFLMRLKSNEKALNPIEGPEKENLFFIPSQVSEDVARSSVESAYSHDPPATFNVTKIFREQDDGMEMTKCQAPDVKNMRSGICGAPPEQLLCADVTEAFADDGMDMTTSHTAKMSFPFASVGNQSLNFKKDFPSMEIDNYSVVKRASHQQLIVKQDPQLCTNKKPVNVEDTVDTTVLQTFKQDTRTLSAIPGSVSSETVFRGDKTVFSKCDDMEITGNYTDVIYNESTKGMSSSCHKTFEKTVNTNSLPVGSRHPALDDVTESLTSLDNRASVSQKTNALEQFSGSDGRTERVTQDHGTASVDVGFDLCRNSVSSGTSKGRLQHRLSSSLLVSLPGEKTAIFSGKDMTLTKTCIDKADGKNVENDFPPGVSTSVTCKPHFLGNRISTSPNLSEQEKMEITKCQTVVIDDQSIGIAAEAKQMHGKIIPSENHNKNVSAVASSLDRDKENLEAIGFDVNMKRSQTTEMNTEDVEVIIVNKKLGKTNFQASGLISCVKSVRSLQEQKREIAENTATNNSAFMSLQSQEVDITQPLKKPLQNASVSCTNDKTDVFSDDQNMDVTKTHSVAFEVAPTNTVQEYENTHNQNNVISKQLQKQVSRFSNNSGVDTTASQTAAIEYRDFKRSSDKQTVTPLSANGMFVSSNEPTPSRNTRNVQPAKILGINADCQSSDRQVKTRTMKVVNNALPTQEESERDFLVSKTVSSEEDFKNPRSVDGLHLGIEETLLTNTSEQLKRSSQLPFFSEKSVLFPSGENMDLTESCAATAPDQNIHMILPGRKAAPVHIAEDENKTLSLKRGVMMTINSQEQPGCDTYSLVSGKKMLTVTGLKHLHFVDEKTTIFSEDADMDITRSHTVSGENKIILLPKSSSNDISFVSGDKTCVFTHNNDMEISRFDTVAIDKSVEKAEPGGMLSRATRTERKSSKETTGEKTVLFSLSNENNDMEITESHTAAIGHEILSQKEVRLHSLSSAQPVKAVKFTSNQSDMDIMSCPADKITVKLLRDDNLNLNKEVGQEAPSNSEATVLAMDDMEITKTHNVALEENSLQGRLPNQSVPLCSTIIFTNDKADMEMTKYLPDDESTERVLCEHRVNPPKQVGQEALSGSKTVIFTLAEDMEITKTHTAVLSGDVWDRRFIPAVSAVPADQTIVFPHKQDDMEITVSHTVAVNNNMEGFENQQVSHKSTRQPGLHSASLSACRDEVDSLHVKDLNGEYLKKSNDKPTISSSASSASAFPTEKGAAKVHSGAIPDSIYSTSLPEDTLDIQAPQDLDLATDNSVPVNSQQDLVHPGKLKSKRVSFKFPGNAPLECSEETGAVVSHVSLPIQQSDSLKSPPDGLSTQTNQVLKDNSSRHEDLDTVLAKDGAVPVSDSESKENERLSAEGEVLPTDFQIKSEETKQLLVSDSPRDPVDPALAPKLSGILNVCSKLENIRRKSAVVSVPETAVSDQLHKLPTQPEDTLRLGKNTIMEQDNLFYPKEQENACLESGAAPIGTNLGMALKDKYQGINVPLGIFQPKLPSRRNPSVSDVQDINAKSSDKVEALVSEVNLNTGEAPDYTKSSRQNFSHSQFIAEEFLPVCQEAMDSNDSVSFGSVEDGCNEINKRDISHNEKIKREETKTCNSIKRALEQDEEDLQSLKKLKVDESLVGGASLDLQVTSGALSQSQVDVREGEDPPNLSAKNLDCTHANSSSSLDSVKADTELTIQRCSQMESQLLTDSICEDNLWEKFQSGVITVGEFFTLLQVHIPIQKPRQSHLPASCAVSAPPTPEDLILSQYVYRPKLRIYEEDCQVLSQMIDELKQYVSVQDQPLVNVNKSLWEVMRTCSDEELKSFGAELNKMKSYFIKESKILGHNEKEALYSKLLQSAQEQYEKLQSRIANVDELLKEAESCLADLEADSEWEECETDCSEEMAEEDSESKKLEEELESLKAQEEELQRELLDLETENEQMFVQLKHLQEKEKSCEELLERYNFPEWEISEWSEKQAVFNFLYDSIELTVIFGPPIDGDVFGENPSRKIVSLSFESLLDEEKAPLFSCLVHRLIFQFIESQGCWQEKCPTLQYLPQVLHDVSLVVSRCRILGEEIEFLERWGGKFNLLKTDINDTNVKLLFSSSTAFAKFEVTLSLSSNYPATSLPFTVQKQIGNIGHEEISAVLSKVPVGYHYLRRMVSLIHQNLLQDPR